One genomic segment of Paenibacillus xylanexedens includes these proteins:
- a CDS encoding DEAD/DEAH box helicase translates to MSDNPFYRLAPFVQEFIYKKRWESLRPAQIEACNICFHTPHHMLIAAGTASGKTEAAFFPALTELYERPSKSVGILYIGPLKALINDQFERLKDLLSEGNIPVWHWHGDVPQAEKTKLMKNPSGVLQITPESLEGLLMNRPNAIPALFHDLRYVIIDEVHAFMGADRGIQVLSELARIERMAGCAPRRVGLSATLSDYDAATSWLAAGTQQGVDVVSSPGGRKLRLRVEHFSFPDAQDEEQAEQLHNARKAYYDFIYESTHRKKALIFTNSRTDAEVTILEMRRVAARRQERDVFHVHHGSISAMLREETEAALRTGSGPAVAAATVTLELGIDLGELERVVQLGAPYSASSFVQRLGRSGRREDMASEMLFVCPEEEDEEAQLPARMPWTLMRAIAVIELYVKTKWVEPLEARKMPIGVLYHQTMSMLKSMGEAEPRDLAEAILSLAPFALIKPDQYQVFLNYLIDTDHLQWTEDRTLIIGLTGEKIVNNYRFYAVFKDDEEHKVLNGSEEIGSITTVPPPGYCFSLAGKLWKVEEVDHKHKAVYVKSAKGKVDTLWLGAGGDIHTSVVQKMREVLSDSTIYPYLSPQAVNRLERARRLARESGLLKQVVIPAGGDSMYVLPWVGSKSFRTLERLMKHNLSKKLALRSVVPMEPYYFVVSGKVDERTLLAEIMSECRTAEDASALLAEDEAPYLGKYDEFVAPPLIREAFAVDGLDVDGLKAGLQQTLEWDSSSFNQT, encoded by the coding sequence ATGAGTGATAATCCGTTCTATCGGCTGGCTCCGTTTGTTCAGGAATTTATATATAAAAAAAGATGGGAATCGCTTCGTCCTGCTCAGATTGAGGCCTGCAATATCTGTTTTCATACCCCGCATCATATGCTGATTGCGGCGGGAACGGCCTCCGGCAAAACGGAGGCGGCTTTTTTTCCTGCATTGACCGAGCTGTATGAACGGCCTTCCAAGTCGGTTGGTATTTTGTACATTGGACCTCTGAAAGCCCTGATTAATGATCAATTCGAACGTCTTAAGGATCTGTTATCCGAAGGAAATATTCCGGTTTGGCATTGGCACGGGGACGTACCTCAGGCGGAGAAAACAAAACTGATGAAAAATCCGTCCGGTGTGCTCCAGATAACGCCAGAATCGCTGGAAGGTCTGCTCATGAATCGACCGAATGCAATCCCGGCGCTGTTTCATGACTTGCGATATGTCATCATCGATGAGGTGCATGCTTTCATGGGAGCGGATCGGGGCATTCAAGTACTCAGCGAACTTGCCAGAATCGAGCGTATGGCTGGCTGTGCACCGCGAAGAGTGGGCTTGTCCGCCACACTTAGTGACTATGATGCGGCTACATCTTGGCTTGCTGCGGGAACGCAGCAGGGAGTGGATGTGGTCTCTTCCCCGGGCGGTCGCAAGCTGCGACTGCGGGTGGAACATTTCTCTTTTCCAGATGCACAGGACGAGGAGCAGGCGGAGCAGCTTCATAACGCACGCAAAGCGTACTACGACTTCATCTATGAGAGCACACATCGTAAAAAAGCGCTGATCTTCACCAACAGCCGAACGGATGCAGAAGTCACCATTCTTGAGATGCGGCGAGTCGCGGCTCGCAGGCAAGAGCGTGATGTGTTCCATGTGCATCATGGAAGTATCTCGGCTATGCTGAGGGAAGAGACGGAAGCTGCCCTACGCACTGGATCGGGGCCTGCGGTTGCTGCGGCAACGGTCACGCTTGAACTGGGCATCGATCTGGGCGAACTGGAACGTGTGGTTCAGCTCGGTGCACCGTATAGTGCGTCTAGCTTTGTACAGCGTCTGGGACGTTCAGGGAGACGAGAGGACATGGCATCAGAGATGCTTTTTGTATGTCCGGAGGAAGAGGATGAGGAAGCGCAATTGCCAGCACGTATGCCGTGGACGTTGATGCGTGCGATTGCTGTTATCGAACTATATGTAAAAACCAAATGGGTCGAGCCGCTTGAAGCCCGCAAAATGCCCATAGGTGTGCTCTATCATCAGACGATGAGCATGTTGAAAAGTATGGGGGAGGCGGAGCCGAGAGATCTTGCAGAAGCTATCCTTTCGCTGGCTCCATTTGCGTTGATTAAACCTGATCAATATCAGGTATTCCTGAATTACCTCATCGATACAGATCATCTGCAATGGACAGAGGATCGAACATTGATCATCGGTCTGACAGGTGAGAAAATTGTGAATAATTATCGCTTCTACGCCGTGTTTAAAGACGATGAGGAACATAAAGTACTAAACGGCTCGGAAGAGATTGGTTCGATTACAACAGTGCCCCCACCTGGCTATTGCTTCTCGCTCGCAGGCAAACTGTGGAAAGTGGAAGAGGTCGATCACAAGCACAAGGCTGTGTATGTGAAGTCTGCAAAAGGTAAGGTAGATACATTATGGCTTGGCGCGGGAGGAGATATTCATACGTCGGTAGTACAGAAAATGCGTGAAGTGTTGTCCGACTCGACCATCTATCCCTATCTGTCACCACAAGCCGTCAATCGACTTGAACGGGCGCGCCGCCTAGCTCGTGAAAGCGGACTGTTGAAGCAGGTCGTGATTCCGGCAGGGGGAGATTCGATGTACGTTCTTCCTTGGGTGGGAAGTAAATCATTCCGTACATTGGAGCGGCTGATGAAGCATAATCTGTCCAAGAAACTTGCCTTGCGTTCGGTTGTGCCCATGGAGCCATATTATTTTGTAGTATCCGGCAAGGTCGACGAACGAACATTGTTAGCCGAGATCATGAGTGAGTGTCGGACGGCTGAAGACGCATCTGCGTTACTGGCTGAAGATGAAGCACCTTATCTGGGCAAGTATGATGAATTTGTCGCGCCGCCTTTGATCCGTGAGGCTTTTGCTGTGGATGGGCTAGATGTAGATGGATTGAAGGCAGGTTTACAACAAACATTGGAGTGGGACTCCTCAAGCTTCAATCAGACATGA